One genomic segment of Dysosmobacter sp. Marseille-Q4140 includes these proteins:
- a CDS encoding cysteine-rich KTR domain-containing protein, producing MDRSGWIHCPTCGNKTRTKVNPDTILKRFPLFCPKCGTEHIVDVQGQNIILSEPDAKTQSR from the coding sequence ATCGACCGGAGTGGCTGGATTCATTGCCCTACCTGCGGCAACAAAACTCGTACCAAGGTGAATCCAGACACAATCCTAAAGCGTTTTCCGCTGTTCTGTCCTAAATGCGGAACGGAACACATTGTTGATGTGCAGGGACAAAACATCATATTGTCAGAGCCAGACGCCAAGACGCAGAGCCGATGA
- a CDS encoding TetR/AcrR family transcriptional regulator, whose translation MAKRTAGVTEKLMECAKEEFLTNGYENASLRVIAEKAGSSKGAIYIRYPDKESLYRSLVQPAMDAFCGLIQSALEQFNQLPGAEQTSQMYSFSDHGFWASVDYIYDHFDEFKLLLTSGENSTYQEFLHRVVEIDNQCTMRYIQASGNDAISSGRLTPELSHLLSSAFYTGMFEVVIHDMPKEQAVEHIQRMRRFYTAGWKTIFFGDGGEDQ comes from the coding sequence TTGGCGAAAAGAACAGCAGGTGTGACAGAAAAACTCATGGAATGCGCAAAAGAAGAATTTCTCACAAATGGATATGAGAATGCCTCTCTTAGAGTGATAGCAGAAAAAGCTGGCTCCAGCAAAGGGGCAATCTATATTCGATATCCGGACAAAGAGAGCCTGTACCGCTCCCTCGTACAGCCTGCCATGGATGCTTTTTGTGGCCTGATACAATCGGCGTTGGAGCAGTTTAACCAGTTACCCGGAGCTGAACAGACCAGCCAAATGTATTCTTTCTCTGATCATGGCTTTTGGGCCTCAGTAGACTATATCTACGACCATTTTGACGAGTTCAAGCTGCTTTTGACCAGTGGAGAGAACAGTACATATCAGGAATTCCTCCACCGAGTCGTGGAAATAGACAATCAATGTACCATGCGCTATATTCAGGCATCTGGGAACGACGCAATCTCCAGCGGCCGCCTTACACCAGAGTTGAGCCATCTACTGTCCAGCGCCTTTTATACTGGGATGTTCGAGGTGGTCATCCACGATATGCCAAAGGAGCAGGCGGTCGAGCATATCCAGAGGATGCGGCGTTTCTATACCGCCGGCTGGAAAACCATCTTCTTCGGAGATGGAGGTGAAGACCAGTGA
- a CDS encoding response regulator transcription factor has translation MDEIIVIRAADPDGSVFQTIMDALKGKRAEMIDVVEQSASVLRIGDLEIHHEQRRVLMAGREVELNHGEYAMLYCMASSPGHVFSKAQLYEAAWGEEYLHGTNSVENTIWRLRKKLEEDPRHPIYIKTVFRSGYKIVSGDY, from the coding sequence GTGGATGAAATTATCGTTATCCGGGCCGCCGATCCGGACGGTAGCGTGTTCCAGACCATCATGGATGCGCTGAAGGGTAAAAGGGCAGAGATGATCGATGTTGTCGAGCAGTCTGCTTCCGTGCTGCGTATCGGGGATCTGGAGATCCATCACGAGCAACGCCGGGTGCTCATGGCCGGCAGGGAAGTGGAGCTCAATCATGGGGAGTATGCCATGCTCTACTGCATGGCCAGTTCACCAGGGCATGTGTTCTCCAAAGCGCAGCTCTATGAGGCCGCTTGGGGCGAGGAATATCTGCACGGGACAAACTCTGTGGAGAATACCATCTGGCGGCTGAGAAAGAAACTGGAGGAGGATCCCAGACATCCTATATATATCAAAACCGTCTTTCGGAGTGGATATAAGATAGTTAGCGGAGACTATTGA
- a CDS encoding metal-dependent transcriptional regulator → MPPDKKLYASGEDYLEAILVLHKKTGMVRSVDVARHMEVSKPSVCHAVAALREGGFLTMDSDYFLHLTDVGREVAEQIYEKHRFFTERLIAAGVDPETAEKDACRIEHVISDESFERLKAAAKTES, encoded by the coding sequence ATGCCTCCTGATAAAAAACTGTACGCGTCCGGTGAGGATTACTTGGAGGCCATACTTGTTCTCCATAAGAAGACGGGCATGGTGCGCTCCGTGGATGTCGCCCGGCACATGGAGGTGTCCAAGCCAAGCGTGTGCCATGCGGTGGCGGCCCTGCGGGAAGGGGGCTTCCTGACGATGGACAGCGACTATTTCCTGCACTTGACCGATGTGGGCCGGGAAGTGGCGGAGCAGATCTACGAAAAGCACCGTTTCTTTACCGAGCGCCTAATTGCAGCAGGTGTGGACCCGGAAACCGCTGAGAAAGATGCCTGCCGGATCGAGCACGTCATCAGTGATGAAAGTTTCGAGAGGCTGAAAGCCGCCGCGAAAACAGAATCGTAA
- a CDS encoding ABC transporter ATP-binding protein — MFDAYKRFFRFAGEQKGSWYKGMAFELLRSIFEALQFAALLVVLRALVEQNMPGITPWVAFGIMTVSVAGAALCWYLAHNSEGHADYCMCAEKRIHIGERMKYMPMGYFNAQSLGSLTAVATSTMEDLESMSFAVIARTVVGMIRTTIFSLAVLCFDWRIGLIFLLGMLLFLWVNSLLLKKSRELSPGRLAAQTRLVDAVLEYIQGMSVVRAFHGDKAANQTLNRTIEETEQQNFKLERKRIPYNVLEQIVLRVTAVVAILLSIWFFLQGSMTLFACLMVVVSAFLVYSELESAGEMFFMLPMIDASIDRVEEIDCAPRMDEGGSVQTPKHCDISFEHVDFSYGERKIIRDVSFTIPEGTTTAIVGPSGSGKTTLTSLMARFWDVDSGTVKLGGINVKDYALDSLMRNFSMVFQRVYLFNDSIENNIKFGKPDATHEEVVAAAKAARCHDFITALPDGYDTIIGESGATISGGERQRLSIARAMLKDAPIIILDEATANVDPENEAELQEAIEALTGGKTIIMIAHRLKTVRNADQILVLDHGEIVQHGTHDQLIGQQGIYADFILNRRAAIDWKINA, encoded by the coding sequence ATGTTTGACGCATATAAACGGTTTTTTCGCTTTGCCGGGGAGCAGAAAGGCTCCTGGTACAAAGGAATGGCCTTTGAGTTGCTGCGGAGCATTTTTGAGGCTTTGCAGTTTGCGGCGCTGTTGGTTGTGCTCCGCGCCCTGGTAGAGCAGAACATGCCCGGGATCACCCCATGGGTGGCCTTTGGGATCATGACGGTCAGCGTGGCCGGGGCCGCCCTGTGCTGGTATCTGGCCCACAACAGCGAGGGGCACGCCGATTACTGTATGTGTGCGGAGAAGCGCATCCATATCGGAGAACGAATGAAGTACATGCCTATGGGCTACTTCAACGCCCAGAGCCTGGGCAGCCTCACCGCAGTGGCCACCTCCACCATGGAGGACTTGGAGAGCATGTCCTTTGCGGTAATTGCCCGGACGGTGGTGGGCATGATCCGGACCACCATCTTCTCTTTGGCGGTCCTGTGCTTTGACTGGCGCATTGGGCTGATCTTCCTGCTTGGTATGCTCCTGTTCCTCTGGGTCAATTCGCTTTTACTGAAGAAATCCAGAGAATTGTCTCCGGGACGGCTGGCAGCCCAGACAAGACTTGTGGACGCTGTGCTGGAATACATACAGGGCATGAGCGTGGTACGCGCCTTCCATGGAGATAAGGCGGCTAATCAGACGCTGAACCGCACGATTGAGGAGACGGAACAGCAGAATTTCAAGCTGGAGCGCAAGCGTATTCCCTACAATGTTTTGGAGCAAATTGTCCTGCGTGTCACGGCGGTGGTGGCGATTCTGCTCTCAATCTGGTTTTTCCTGCAAGGTAGTATGACCCTTTTTGCTTGCCTGATGGTGGTGGTTTCCGCTTTCTTGGTATACAGCGAGCTGGAGTCTGCCGGTGAGATGTTCTTCATGCTGCCTATGATCGACGCTTCCATCGACCGGGTGGAGGAGATTGACTGCGCACCCCGGATGGACGAAGGCGGCTCCGTACAGACACCGAAACACTGCGATATTTCCTTCGAGCATGTGGACTTTTCCTATGGGGAGCGGAAAATCATCCGCGATGTCAGCTTTACTATCCCGGAAGGGACAACAACTGCCATTGTGGGACCCTCCGGCTCCGGCAAGACCACCCTCACCAGTCTTATGGCAAGGTTTTGGGATGTGGACAGCGGCACGGTCAAGCTGGGCGGCATCAATGTGAAGGACTATGCGCTGGATAGTTTGATGCGCAATTTCAGTATGGTCTTTCAGCGCGTGTACCTGTTCAACGACAGCATTGAGAACAACATCAAGTTCGGCAAGCCGGATGCCACCCATGAGGAGGTGGTGGCCGCGGCAAAGGCGGCTCGGTGCCATGACTTCATCACGGCCCTGCCGGACGGCTACGATACCATCATCGGTGAGAGCGGCGCCACGATCTCCGGCGGAGAACGCCAGCGGCTCTCCATCGCCCGGGCCATGCTCAAGGACGCGCCGATCATCATTTTGGACGAGGCCACGGCCAATGTTGACCCCGAGAACGAGGCGGAGCTGCAGGAGGCCATCGAAGCCTTGACCGGAGGCAAGACCATCATTATGATTGCTCACCGTCTGAAAACCGTAAGAAATGCCGATCAGATTCTGGTGTTGGACCACGGGGAAATCGTTCAGCACGGCACACATGACCAGCTCATTGGGCAACAAGGAATCTATGCCGACTTCATTTTGAATCGGAGAGCGGCGATAGACTGGAAAATCAACGCATAG
- a CDS encoding ABC transporter permease, whose amino-acid sequence MSTKRFLLQKILQLFLTLFLVTAIAFILMKLSPIDAAEAYARRVFTVDNSRIELIREEMGLNRPLVVQYLDWLGNLLHFDLGTSLVDNKDVFLIVGTAAKETACIVLLATVLQAVGALILGTLLYLARRNFAGKVLGFVSIAAISIPAFYLATSFIDVVAVRWNLINVAGNTGLMRYLPAALCLAVSGIAFFGQMLSKAIQRAMNEDSMLYARCRGLSDRYIVVRYALPQAVISIVPTFMQMMGMCMAGSAIVENIFSLPGLGYRIVDSLTNRDLPVIYATVLFLAFALVIFNILADIIQRLLQTRKGGAA is encoded by the coding sequence GTGAGTACAAAACGATTCCTACTTCAAAAAATCCTACAACTGTTCCTGACTTTATTCCTGGTGACGGCGATTGCCTTCATTCTGATGAAGCTCTCTCCGATTGATGCTGCGGAAGCCTATGCGCGCCGCGTCTTTACGGTGGACAATTCCCGAATTGAATTGATCCGGGAAGAAATGGGCTTAAACCGCCCGCTTGTCGTGCAGTATTTGGACTGGCTGGGAAATCTGCTTCACTTCGATTTGGGAACTTCCCTTGTGGACAACAAGGATGTGTTTCTCATTGTGGGGACGGCCGCAAAGGAAACCGCCTGCATTGTTCTGCTGGCGACTGTCCTTCAGGCCGTTGGAGCTTTGATTTTAGGTACTCTGCTTTACCTGGCCCGCAGGAATTTTGCTGGAAAAGTGCTGGGCTTCGTGTCCATCGCGGCAATTTCCATACCGGCCTTTTATCTGGCGACATCGTTTATTGATGTGGTAGCGGTGCGCTGGAATCTTATAAATGTAGCGGGAAACACAGGATTGATGCGATACCTTCCTGCGGCGCTCTGTCTGGCAGTAAGCGGGATCGCCTTTTTCGGGCAGATGCTCTCCAAGGCCATTCAGCGGGCCATGAATGAGGACAGCATGCTCTATGCCCGCTGCCGTGGCCTCAGCGACCGCTACATCGTAGTGCGCTATGCTCTGCCCCAGGCGGTCATCTCCATTGTCCCCACCTTTATGCAGATGATGGGGATGTGTATGGCGGGGTCCGCCATTGTAGAGAACATCTTTTCCCTGCCGGGCCTTGGATACCGTATCGTGGACAGCCTGACAAACCGGGATCTACCGGTCATCTATGCCACGGTGCTGTTTCTGGCCTTTGCCCTGGTGATTTTTAATATTTTGGCAGATATTATCCAGAGGCTTCTCCAGACCAGAAAGGGGGGCGCGGCATGA
- a CDS encoding nickel ABC transporter substrate-binding protein — MKKSKLARLLATACCFAMLLTACSSPTPSESESTPPSSTGADTEEKVLTFAIGAETTSLSTLYMNNSLCCTSKLVYENLVDFDNGEIVPGLAESWEYNDDQTELTFYLRQGVTFHNGEPFNAEAVKTNLEHKQSNPSFYTLKGITDITEMEIVDDYTITLHYDHPFYAYLQDFCWSDVCPMSAPEFIIPGDFQTISGVAGTGPYIYDEYVAGEYTRFVRNEDYWGEKPYWDEIIVKYIPDSTSRLQALQTGEIDMIYGASLLSYEEYDQALTMDGIAGQMADKDTRVQIITTNATRPYMSDLRVRQAVAYAIDKEELSQATSNGYEPAADMIVTRDTPYADVELETTYDYNPDKANQLLDEAGWAMNESTGIREKDGEPLNLLLTLESDYSATSMPTAEVIKSQLAEVGIDVTIYGTEQMQWYADYLEGKFDLTLWHSQFAFASPHCWFTPMDSMVPQTPSLPGIEGSDEFLATIKNLTNMVDEQEVRNTYTYLFNFDVGTVLDIPLTYQKDMIVYNTDKISGYTFTGTPYFFDILSLEPAE, encoded by the coding sequence ATGAAAAAATCGAAACTTGCTCGTCTCCTTGCCACGGCTTGCTGCTTCGCTATGCTTCTAACGGCTTGCAGCAGTCCAACCCCTTCGGAATCCGAAAGCACCCCGCCCTCCAGTACGGGGGCGGACACAGAGGAAAAAGTCCTTACCTTTGCCATTGGAGCGGAAACCACATCCCTGTCCACCCTCTACATGAACAACTCCCTCTGCTGCACATCCAAGTTGGTGTATGAGAATCTGGTGGACTTCGACAACGGAGAAATTGTCCCCGGTCTGGCAGAGAGCTGGGAATATAATGATGACCAGACAGAACTCACTTTCTATCTGCGGCAGGGAGTTACCTTCCACAATGGAGAGCCGTTTAACGCCGAGGCGGTCAAGACTAACTTGGAACACAAGCAGTCCAATCCATCTTTCTACACGCTGAAGGGCATCACCGATATTACGGAAATGGAGATCGTCGATGACTACACCATCACACTCCACTATGACCACCCCTTTTATGCCTATCTGCAAGATTTTTGCTGGTCGGATGTGTGCCCCATGAGCGCGCCGGAGTTCATTATTCCGGGTGACTTCCAAACCATTTCCGGTGTGGCTGGCACGGGTCCCTATATCTATGATGAGTATGTGGCCGGCGAGTACACCCGTTTTGTCCGCAACGAGGACTACTGGGGCGAAAAGCCCTATTGGGACGAGATCATCGTCAAGTATATTCCTGACTCCACCTCCCGCCTGCAGGCACTCCAGACCGGCGAGATCGACATGATCTACGGTGCCAGTCTGCTGAGTTATGAGGAATACGACCAGGCCCTTACCATGGACGGTATTGCGGGCCAGATGGCGGATAAGGACACCCGTGTGCAGATTATCACTACCAATGCCACCCGTCCCTATATGTCTGATCTCCGAGTACGGCAGGCTGTGGCTTACGCCATCGATAAAGAGGAATTGTCCCAAGCTACTTCTAATGGTTATGAGCCTGCGGCAGATATGATTGTTACTCGTGATACGCCCTATGCTGATGTAGAATTGGAAACCACCTACGACTATAACCCCGATAAGGCGAATCAGCTTCTGGATGAGGCCGGTTGGGCCATGAATGAGAGCACCGGAATCCGTGAGAAGGACGGTGAGCCGCTGAATCTGTTGCTGACTTTGGAATCTGATTATAGTGCAACCAGTATGCCTACCGCCGAGGTCATCAAGAGCCAGCTCGCGGAGGTGGGGATTGATGTGACCATCTACGGCACCGAGCAGATGCAGTGGTACGCTGATTATCTGGAAGGTAAGTTCGATCTGACCCTGTGGCACAGTCAGTTTGCTTTTGCTTCGCCCCACTGCTGGTTTACCCCCATGGACAGTATGGTGCCGCAGACCCCCTCCCTGCCCGGCATTGAGGGCTCCGATGAATTCCTTGCTACCATTAAGAATCTGACGAACATGGTGGATGAGCAGGAGGTCCGCAATACTTATACCTACCTGTTTAACTTCGATGTGGGGACGGTGCTGGATATTCCTCTGACCTATCAGAAGGATATGATTGTCTATAACACAGACAAGATCTCCGGCTATACCTTTACCGGAACGCCCTACTTCTTCGACATTCTTTCTCTGGAACCCGCTGAATAA
- a CDS encoding ABC transporter ATP-binding protein, which produces MMEVKDLTARTRKGKLLLDHVSFVLEPGGCTGLTGASGSGKTTLLKALLGVSDPDVAICGGQLLLDGKDLLQQAEKVRRELCGTTLGFIPQNPMAALNLHVSIGAQMTETFRKRLHIEKKTAQKLSMEALKKVHLTDSERVYRAYPGQLSGGMLQRVTMAILIGLSPRYIFADEPTSALDEENKSYLIQELARMKQQSAILFVSHDDAAIRTLCDELLVMQNGTIVERGTIGSLFASPREEWTKEFVRLASTEEGGGWTWSKSPLPM; this is translated from the coding sequence ATGATGGAAGTCAAGGATTTGACCGCCCGGACACGCAAGGGAAAGCTCCTTTTGGATCATGTGAGTTTTGTCCTGGAGCCGGGTGGCTGTACGGGCCTGACCGGAGCCAGCGGTAGCGGAAAAACAACCCTTCTGAAAGCCTTGTTGGGGGTTTCGGACCCAGATGTTGCAATCTGCGGAGGGCAGCTTCTTCTGGACGGGAAGGACCTTCTTCAACAGGCGGAGAAAGTGAGGCGGGAACTCTGCGGCACAACATTAGGGTTTATCCCGCAAAATCCCATGGCCGCATTAAATCTCCATGTGTCGATTGGCGCACAGATGACTGAGACCTTCCGCAAGCGGCTGCATATCGAAAAGAAGACCGCGCAGAAATTGAGCATGGAGGCGCTGAAAAAGGTCCATCTCACTGACAGCGAGCGTGTTTACCGGGCTTATCCGGGGCAGCTCTCCGGCGGGATGCTCCAGCGCGTTACGATGGCAATTTTGATCGGCTTGTCTCCGCGGTACATATTCGCGGATGAGCCTACCTCTGCACTGGATGAAGAGAATAAATCGTATCTCATTCAGGAACTGGCGCGGATGAAACAGCAGTCGGCAATTCTGTTTGTCTCCCACGATGATGCGGCGATCCGAACACTTTGCGACGAGCTGCTTGTCATGCAGAACGGGACGATTGTGGAGCGGGGGACGATCGGCAGCCTGTTTGCTTCACCACGGGAGGAATGGACCAAAGAATTTGTGCGGCTCGCCAGTACAGAGGAAGGAGGTGGCTGGACATGGAGCAAATCACCGTTACCCATGTGA
- a CDS encoding ABC transporter permease, giving the protein MKHLKWLIPVFIIAFCFLGFLIAPNDPEAMDIVNKYAAPSVDFPLGTDQFGRCELSRLLYGGKVTLGIVLLGGSIVLVLGTLIGLWLGRANAAKSLAFSSLLDAVTAIPPLAYLIIFVGIWGNSIPTMLVALTVSLILRMIKLVKTQTELELDKAYVLCAVSSGASRSRVLFVHILPNIIRPLVHFLCLSCAEMIMNISAFSFIGLTLGDDVIDWGSMLSEGRSMLMTHPSLLFLPILFIFLCTLAFNLLAKQLEGGEQA; this is encoded by the coding sequence ATGAAACATCTAAAATGGCTGATTCCTGTTTTCATCATTGCCTTCTGCTTCCTCGGATTCCTGATTGCGCCCAATGACCCAGAGGCGATGGACATTGTGAACAAGTATGCGGCTCCGAGTGTGGACTTTCCGCTGGGAACAGACCAGTTTGGGCGCTGTGAGCTTTCCAGGCTCTTATATGGCGGGAAGGTGACGCTTGGAATCGTCCTGCTGGGAGGCAGCATCGTACTTGTCCTCGGAACTTTAATCGGGCTATGGCTCGGACGGGCAAACGCCGCCAAAAGTCTGGCGTTCAGCAGCCTGTTGGACGCGGTGACAGCCATCCCGCCGTTGGCATACCTGATTATCTTCGTGGGCATTTGGGGCAACAGCATCCCTACCATGCTGGTGGCGTTGACCGTTTCGCTCATTTTACGAATGATTAAGCTGGTCAAGACGCAGACAGAGCTGGAGCTGGATAAAGCCTATGTGCTGTGCGCCGTCTCCTCCGGGGCTTCCCGGAGCCGGGTGCTGTTTGTCCATATCCTACCGAATATCATCCGGCCGCTGGTGCATTTTCTGTGCCTGTCCTGTGCGGAGATGATTATGAATATCTCGGCGTTCTCCTTTATTGGCCTGACGCTGGGCGATGATGTGATTGATTGGGGCTCCATGCTCTCCGAGGGGCGCAGTATGCTGATGACTCATCCCTCTCTGCTGTTTCTGCCGATCCTGTTCATCTTTCTCTGCACGCTGGCCTTTAACCTGCTGGCAAAGCAGTTGGAGGGAGGTGAGCAGGCATGA
- a CDS encoding ABC transporter ATP-binding protein, whose amino-acid sequence MDMEQITVTHVSKDFPDASGKPFHALRDISFTWTKGENISLMGESGSGKSTMARLLIGLERPTQGKILIDGEDTGKWTYNQWRRHRTKIQAVFQDATGSLNRQFSVARNLEEALRNLTKLTSQERKARILELMDLTATSRKLLDTPARNLSGGEQRRVALLRALAVRPDYLILDELTSGLDLISQKAIREVLEAYHREYRCSYLLITHDMKFAYSLSQRIYELEHGQIIRIGQSNIDINSKERT is encoded by the coding sequence CTGGACATGGAGCAAATCACCGTTACCCATGTGAGCAAGGATTTCCCGGATGCCTCCGGCAAGCCGTTCCATGCCCTGCGTGACATTTCTTTTACCTGGACCAAAGGCGAAAATATCAGCCTGATGGGTGAAAGCGGCAGCGGAAAAAGCACAATGGCCCGCCTTCTGATTGGGCTGGAGCGCCCGACCCAGGGCAAAATTCTGATAGATGGTGAGGACACCGGCAAATGGACCTACAACCAGTGGCGTAGACACAGGACCAAGATACAGGCTGTTTTTCAGGATGCGACCGGCAGCCTAAACCGGCAGTTCTCTGTGGCCCGAAATCTGGAGGAGGCTCTGCGCAATCTGACCAAACTGACCTCCCAAGAGAGGAAAGCACGGATTTTGGAGCTGATGGACCTGACGGCCACCAGCCGCAAGCTGTTGGACACTCCTGCAAGAAACCTGTCCGGGGGTGAACAGCGCCGGGTAGCTCTGTTACGGGCTTTAGCTGTCCGGCCGGATTATCTCATTTTGGACGAACTGACCAGCGGCCTGGACTTGATTTCTCAAAAGGCGATCCGGGAGGTGCTGGAGGCATACCATCGGGAGTACCGATGCAGCTACCTGCTGATTACCCATGATATGAAGTTCGCATACAGCCTGTCCCAGCGAATTTACGAGCTGGAGCACGGGCAAATCATCCGTATCGGTCAATCTAACATTGACATAAATTCAAAAGAAAGGACATGA
- a CDS encoding ABC transporter ATP-binding protein — MQKQKNPFSLMAFIRPHRAGFIASTVLAVISVASGMVPYFAVAKMVNLLISAEKNFSIYLIWGMVALIAYLLKSVLHGISTRCSHEATFHVLSELRRAVADKLTRVSMGYLTDTPSGRLKTTMVERVEQMEVPLAHIIPEMTSNLLVPLAIVVCLFALDWRMALVSLITIPIGMLCYMAQMKEYPKKYGAVVQAGKHMSATTVEYINGIEVIKAFNQSAASYGKFTDAVRQNADLILDWMKSTQGYSALMMTIWPAVLIGVLPIGCVFCRNGSLTAPDFITIAILSLGIVGPLVAAIFLTDDFSKIATITGEIGAVLSEPDLERPVQRKELHGLDIGLRDVRFAYKDKQVLNGVTLNIRQGTTTALVGPSGSGKSTIAKLIASYWDAGSGSITIGGEDVKNLPPEQVMDLIGYVSQDNFLFNVSVRENIRMGRPEATDDEVEAVAKASGCHEFIMGLDHGYDTVVGGAGGHLSGGERQRVAIARAMMKNAPIVILDEATSYTDPENEAVLQDAIGRLTRGKTLIVIAHRLSTITDADQIAVVDQGKILDAGTHEELLKRCPLYAQMWVAHTQAKDADTGEGGGKHV; from the coding sequence ATGCAGAAACAAAAGAATCCATTTAGCTTGATGGCGTTTATCAGACCGCACCGGGCAGGTTTTATTGCCTCGACTGTCCTTGCTGTTATCAGCGTGGCCAGCGGGATGGTGCCATACTTTGCCGTGGCAAAGATGGTCAACCTACTCATTTCTGCTGAAAAGAACTTTTCGATTTATCTGATTTGGGGAATGGTAGCTCTGATCGCCTATCTGCTCAAGTCTGTCCTCCACGGCATTTCTACTCGATGCTCTCACGAGGCCACTTTCCATGTGCTGTCGGAGTTGCGGAGGGCTGTGGCGGATAAGTTGACTCGTGTTTCCATGGGCTATCTGACCGATACACCGTCGGGCCGGTTGAAAACGACCATGGTGGAGCGCGTGGAGCAGATGGAGGTCCCACTGGCACATATCATTCCGGAAATGACCTCTAATCTGTTGGTCCCTCTCGCTATTGTGGTTTGCCTCTTCGCCCTGGACTGGCGTATGGCGTTAGTATCGCTTATCACCATCCCTATTGGGATGCTCTGTTATATGGCCCAGATGAAAGAGTATCCGAAAAAATATGGTGCGGTCGTTCAAGCCGGAAAGCACATGAGTGCCACCACGGTGGAGTATATCAACGGTATTGAGGTCATTAAAGCGTTCAACCAGAGTGCAGCATCCTATGGGAAGTTTACCGATGCGGTTCGACAAAATGCGGATCTTATATTGGACTGGATGAAGTCCACGCAGGGCTACTCCGCCCTGATGATGACTATTTGGCCCGCTGTGCTGATCGGCGTTCTGCCCATTGGATGCGTCTTTTGTCGGAATGGAAGCCTGACCGCCCCGGATTTTATCACGATTGCAATCCTGTCCCTCGGTATCGTGGGGCCATTGGTAGCGGCGATCTTTTTGACTGATGATTTCTCCAAAATTGCGACCATCACCGGGGAAATCGGCGCTGTGCTGTCCGAGCCGGATCTGGAGCGGCCTGTGCAGAGAAAAGAACTGCATGGGCTGGACATTGGCCTGCGGGATGTGAGATTCGCTTACAAAGATAAGCAGGTTTTGAACGGCGTCACACTGAACATCCGGCAAGGCACGACCACTGCGCTGGTAGGACCGTCTGGTTCCGGCAAATCCACCATCGCCAAGCTCATCGCCTCCTATTGGGACGCTGGCAGCGGGAGCATCACTATCGGCGGAGAGGATGTAAAAAACCTGCCGCCAGAGCAAGTAATGGACCTCATCGGATATGTCTCCCAAGATAACTTCCTGTTCAATGTCTCTGTCCGGGAAAACATCCGCATGGGACGGCCGGAGGCTACCGACGATGAAGTGGAGGCTGTGGCGAAGGCCTCCGGCTGTCATGAATTCATCATGGGGCTGGATCACGGGTATGACACTGTGGTAGGCGGCGCAGGCGGACACCTCTCCGGCGGGGAGCGCCAGCGGGTCGCTATTGCGCGGGCCATGATGAAGAATGCCCCGATTGTGATTTTGGACGAGGCGACTTCCTACACAGACCCCGAGAACGAGGCGGTGCTTCAGGACGCCATCGGCAGGCTGACCCGAGGAAAGACACTTATCGTTATCGCCCACCGCTTGAGTACCATAACCGATGCAGACCAAATCGCTGTGGTGGATCAGGGAAAAATCCTGGATGCGGGAACACATGAGGAGTTGTTGAAACGGTGTCCCCTCTACGCTCAGATGTGGGTGGCCCACACGCAGGCGAAGGATGCGGATACGGGAGAAGGAGGTGGCAAGCATGTTTGA